A region of Carassius auratus strain Wakin chromosome 23, ASM336829v1, whole genome shotgun sequence DNA encodes the following proteins:
- the LOC113041309 gene encoding CUB and sushi domain-containing protein 1-like isoform X2 — protein sequence MALVWRKILILLFVHFVVSQRRVLLRCGEPKKYSDKQVLEKYLQKVEFNDGERVMYKCALGYETSAGSRTSFCVQGQWQTLNMKCQKKKCNALGDIENGRYSQEGRSFGDKAIAVCNEGYILKGEGVRMCTEKGWNGTNPICEVSKIICSAPAVANRQIQAGERTQYAPQDTVNIICSEGFDLIGLPQVTCGRDGQWQDLPVCSKVITCSAPAVANGRIRPESRVYKPKDTLDITCSEGFDLIGPAQVMCGSDGQWQALPECRPKRIPVITCAAPAVANGRIRPESRVYKPKDTLDINCSEGFDLIGPAQVMCGSDGQWQALPECRPKRITDKCGPPPSYPHAFPRDGSSTRREYPSGASIRYKCSIGYGRVRGMTVIRCQNGQWTDLPLRCERKKCGSAGEISNGQFEYTGVSFGDTATAVCDEGYELIGSKVQTCRDGGWDGRRPVCEPVHCPPPPEVKSAEMIDPIYDHVPFGHVLTYLCRSGALFGEREIYCTKSGTWSAPPPVCKDIICPNPRVPGGSRMRGYRAVYRLGNSVTIACNPGSRLIGQSFVTCGLDGQWIPKLPQCV from the exons ATGGCGCTTGTTTGGAGGAAAATACTCATACTTCTGTTTGTGCACTTCGTCG TGTCTCAAAGACGTGTTCTCCTTCGATGTGGTGAACCAAAAAAATATTCTGACAAGCAGGTGCTTGAAAAATATCTCCAAAAAGTAGAGTTCAATGATGGAGAACGAGTGATGTATAAATGTGCCCTGGGTTACGAAACATCAGCAGGAAGTCGAACATCTTTTTGTGTGCAAGGACAATGGCAAACCTTGAACATGAAATGCCAAA AGAAGAAGTGCAATGCACTTGGTGACATAGAAAACGGGCGATACAGTCAAGAAGGGCGATCATTTGGTGATAAAGCCATTGCTGTTTGTAATGAAgg ATATATTTTGAAAGGAGAAGGAGTCCGTATGTGCACAGAAAAAGGTTGGAATGGCACGAACCCTATTTGTGAGG tgTCAAAGATCATCTGTTCTGCACCTGCTGTGGCAAACAGACAGATACAAGCTGGAGAAAGGACACAGTATGCACCCCAAGACACTGTAAACATCATCTGCAGTGAGGGATTTGATCTGATTGGCTTGCCACAGGTCACATGTGGAAGAGATGGCCAATGGCAAGACTTGCCTGTGTGCTCAAAAG TGATCACCTGTTCAGCACCTGCTGTGGCAAACGGGAGGATAAGACCTGAATCTAGGGTGTACAAACCCAAAGACACTCTAGACATCACCTGTAGTGAGGGATTTGATCTGATTGGCCCAGCACAGGTCATGTGTGGATCAGACGGCCAATGGCAGGCCTTGCCTGAGTGTCGCCCAAAAAGGATTCCAG TGATCACCTGTGCAGCACCTGCTGTGGCAAACGGGAGGATAAGACCTGAATCTAGGGTGTACAAACCCAAAGACACTCTAGACATCAACTGTAGTGAGGGATTTGATCTGATTGGCCCAGCACAGGTCATGTGTGGATCAGACGGCCAATGGCAGGCCTTGCCTGAGTGTCGCCCAAAAAGGATTACTG ATAAATGTGGTCCACCTCCATCATACCCTCATGCTTTCCCCAGAGATGGGTCCTCCACGCGGAGAGAGTATCCGTCAGGTGCTAGCATTCGCTACAAATGCAGTATAGGATACGGGCGGGTCAGAGGAATGACCGTTATACGCTGCCAGAACGGCCAGTGGACAGACCTGCCGCTCCGATGTGAAA GAAAGAAATGTGGATCTGCTGGAGAGATTTCCAATGGCCAGTTTGAGTATACAGGCGTTTCATTTGGAGATACAGCTACCGCCGTCTGTGATGAAGG GTATGAGCTGATCGGCTCAAAAGTGCAGACCTGCAGGGATGGAGGCTGGGACGGAAGGAGACCTGTGTGTGAAC CTGTGCACTGTCCTCCACCTCCAGAGGTCAAGAGCGCTGAGATGATTGACCCCATATATGACCATGTTCCCTTCGGTCACGTGTTGACCTATCTCTGCCGTTCTGGAGCTCTGTTTGGTGAGAGAGAGATTTACTGCACCAAGAGCGGCACCTGGAGCGCTCCTCCTCCTGTGTGCAAAG aCATTATCTGTCCTAACCCACGTGTGCCAGGTGGATCAAGAATGAGGGGCTATAGGGCGGTCTATAGACTTGGGAACTCTGTGACAATCGCCTGCAATCCTGGTTCAAGGCTTATAGGGCAGAGTTTTGTCACCTGTGGCTTAGATGGGCAATGGATTCCAAAACTTCCACAATGTGTGTAG
- the LOC113041309 gene encoding complement receptor type 1-like isoform X1, with product MALVWRKILILLFVHFVVSQRRVLLRCGEPKKYSDKQVLEKYLQKVEFNDGERVMYKCALGYETSAGSRTSFCVQGQWQTLNMKCQKKKCNALGDIENGRYSQEGRSFGDKAIAVCNEGYILKGEGVRMCTEKGWNGTNPICEVSKIICSAPAVANRQIQAGERTQYAPQDTVNIICSEGFDLIGLPQVTCGRDGQWQDLPVCSKVMHFNRYEELRGYSVITCSAPAVANGRIRPESRVYKPKDTLDITCSEGFDLIGPAQVMCGSDGQWQALPECRPKRIPVITCAAPAVANGRIRPESRVYKPKDTLDINCSEGFDLIGPAQVMCGSDGQWQALPECRPKRITDKCGPPPSYPHAFPRDGSSTRREYPSGASIRYKCSIGYGRVRGMTVIRCQNGQWTDLPLRCERKKCGSAGEISNGQFEYTGVSFGDTATAVCDEGYELIGSKVQTCRDGGWDGRRPVCEPVHCPPPPEVKSAEMIDPIYDHVPFGHVLTYLCRSGALFGEREIYCTKSGTWSAPPPVCKDIICPNPRVPGGSRMRGYRAVYRLGNSVTIACNPGSRLIGQSFVTCGLDGQWIPKLPQCV from the exons ATGGCGCTTGTTTGGAGGAAAATACTCATACTTCTGTTTGTGCACTTCGTCG TGTCTCAAAGACGTGTTCTCCTTCGATGTGGTGAACCAAAAAAATATTCTGACAAGCAGGTGCTTGAAAAATATCTCCAAAAAGTAGAGTTCAATGATGGAGAACGAGTGATGTATAAATGTGCCCTGGGTTACGAAACATCAGCAGGAAGTCGAACATCTTTTTGTGTGCAAGGACAATGGCAAACCTTGAACATGAAATGCCAAA AGAAGAAGTGCAATGCACTTGGTGACATAGAAAACGGGCGATACAGTCAAGAAGGGCGATCATTTGGTGATAAAGCCATTGCTGTTTGTAATGAAgg ATATATTTTGAAAGGAGAAGGAGTCCGTATGTGCACAGAAAAAGGTTGGAATGGCACGAACCCTATTTGTGAGG tgTCAAAGATCATCTGTTCTGCACCTGCTGTGGCAAACAGACAGATACAAGCTGGAGAAAGGACACAGTATGCACCCCAAGACACTGTAAACATCATCTGCAGTGAGGGATTTGATCTGATTGGCTTGCCACAGGTCACATGTGGAAGAGATGGCCAATGGCAAGACTTGCCTGTGTGCTCAAAAG TGATGCATTTCAACAGATACGAAGAGTTAAGGGGATACTCAGTGATCACCTGTTCAGCACCTGCTGTGGCAAACGGGAGGATAAGACCTGAATCTAGGGTGTACAAACCCAAAGACACTCTAGACATCACCTGTAGTGAGGGATTTGATCTGATTGGCCCAGCACAGGTCATGTGTGGATCAGACGGCCAATGGCAGGCCTTGCCTGAGTGTCGCCCAAAAAGGATTCCAG TGATCACCTGTGCAGCACCTGCTGTGGCAAACGGGAGGATAAGACCTGAATCTAGGGTGTACAAACCCAAAGACACTCTAGACATCAACTGTAGTGAGGGATTTGATCTGATTGGCCCAGCACAGGTCATGTGTGGATCAGACGGCCAATGGCAGGCCTTGCCTGAGTGTCGCCCAAAAAGGATTACTG ATAAATGTGGTCCACCTCCATCATACCCTCATGCTTTCCCCAGAGATGGGTCCTCCACGCGGAGAGAGTATCCGTCAGGTGCTAGCATTCGCTACAAATGCAGTATAGGATACGGGCGGGTCAGAGGAATGACCGTTATACGCTGCCAGAACGGCCAGTGGACAGACCTGCCGCTCCGATGTGAAA GAAAGAAATGTGGATCTGCTGGAGAGATTTCCAATGGCCAGTTTGAGTATACAGGCGTTTCATTTGGAGATACAGCTACCGCCGTCTGTGATGAAGG GTATGAGCTGATCGGCTCAAAAGTGCAGACCTGCAGGGATGGAGGCTGGGACGGAAGGAGACCTGTGTGTGAAC CTGTGCACTGTCCTCCACCTCCAGAGGTCAAGAGCGCTGAGATGATTGACCCCATATATGACCATGTTCCCTTCGGTCACGTGTTGACCTATCTCTGCCGTTCTGGAGCTCTGTTTGGTGAGAGAGAGATTTACTGCACCAAGAGCGGCACCTGGAGCGCTCCTCCTCCTGTGTGCAAAG aCATTATCTGTCCTAACCCACGTGTGCCAGGTGGATCAAGAATGAGGGGCTATAGGGCGGTCTATAGACTTGGGAACTCTGTGACAATCGCCTGCAATCCTGGTTCAAGGCTTATAGGGCAGAGTTTTGTCACCTGTGGCTTAGATGGGCAATGGATTCCAAAACTTCCACAATGTGTGTAG